The genomic DNA TCGCATCCCGAACCACGATGGCCGTTCTGGCCGTTGAGTTTCCTGCACCGTCGGCAGCGCTTATGGAGATCGCATTCACGCCGATTGCCAGGGGCACTGAAGTGCTCCATGCAGTGCCGGTAACGGTGGCGGGGACATTGTTCACTTTGACCGTTGCACCGGCTGTAACCGTTCCGCTCACGGCAAGGACTGCCAGGTTGGTGTACGCCGGTATCGGGTTGACGGTGAGGGCGGGGCCGACAGAATTTGTGGGGGTAATGACCCCTCTGTCGATGGAATAAAATGCAAGGTTTCCCCTCCCGTTGAGAACCGCCAGACGTTTATTCTGAGGGTCGAACTGATCGAACAGGAGATCGGAAGGGTTGGCCAGTTTTCCGGTACCTATGCCGTAGCTGCCGATGTAGCTGAGAAATGTGCCGTTATCCGCTGGATCTATGGCCTGGACAAGCCCCTGGAAAGAATCCAGGACATACGCCCTCGACAGGGTGGATTTGCTGTACTCGAATGCGATGGCTTGGGGTGCCGTAAACCTGAGGGGGCCGGAACCGAAAGAGCCGATAGACTTTCTGAAATCGCCATTAGTAGTGAAAAACTGGATGCGGCCGTTCCTCGTGTCCACCACTGCCAGTTGGTTGGATGTTCTTTCGTATGTAATGCCTGTCGGCGTCACGAACTGTCCGTAGGCGCTTCCAAAGCTCCCGAAGCTGTTCGCGGGTTTCCCGGGGGATGAGAAGAAGACGGTAGCCGGAGAGCCGGCAGGGGTAAACACCTGCACGCAATTATCGAGGCTATCCACTACGTAGATGTAGCCGGCATCGTCCACCGCGACGCCGTTCGCCATTCTGAACTGCCCTGCACCGATGCCCAGCCTGGTTACTTCCACACCGGTGTTACCGTCGATGATTGCGGCAAAGTCTCCCTGAGTTACCACCAGCCTGGCATCTGCCGTCACTGCAATGCCTTGAGGAGGTTTTGGTGTAGGGACTATCTTGAGGAGACGCCCCGTATGGCTTATTTTCAGAATCCCCCCCTGCCGTGGATCGGTAACATAGAAATTTCCGGCAGAATCGGTGGCCATTCTTACAGGCGTACTCAGCCCTTCGCTGGTCGAAGCGAGTACGGCTACCTCCGGCGGCAAGGCCGCAAAGGCGACCGAAGCCGATGTAATCATGGCAGCAAGTATGGAAAATACGAGCTTCAAGGCCCGTGTGCTCATAGCGTCCTCATTCATATTCGCCGTCTTCAAACGGCAACCCTGCATAATCAAGTATCGGCAGCGGAGGACCTGGATTAAGTAGCTGTTACCAATGATAAGTAAGCTAATTAAATTGACTGCATGCAGTTGGGTGATGCTGGTGATAAACTCGGATGGGAACAATGGAAGAATATTGTGAGACGGGATGTGGAATATTCTGCAGCCAGCTGGCCGGTCGGCTGCATCGGCTTGAAAACATTGATGATGATTTGTGGCACGGCTTGTGTAACTGTCGGCTCTTATCGTAAAAGGAGTTCAGTATGAGACAGCTTTTGCTTGCCATTTTTATAACCCTGCTGGTGATCATTTCCGGCCGAAGCTCCTATGCCGAAGAGGCAGGGGGCGAGGAGTTGCAGCGACTCGTGGCTGCCGCTCTTGCAAACAACCCCGAGATTACCGTTTCGGAGGCGCGATGGAAGATGTTCACCAGCCGGGTCGCCCAGGCCAAGTCCCTGGAAGACCCGATGCTGATGCTAAAGATACAGAACGGCATCGTAAGGGACCCATTCAATTTCAGCAGGGATCCCATGACGCAGAAGGTCATCGGCATCTCGCAGCAGCTGCCGTTCTGGGGGAAGAGAGACCTGAAGGCGGAGGTGGCGGCTAAAGAGGCTGAATCGTACCGCTGGCAGGTTGAGGAAAGAAAGCTTGAACTCGCCAGGATGGTTAAGGAAACTTACTGGCAGATCTACTTCATCGACCGTTCGTTGCAGGTTACCGAGAAAAATCTCCGGATCATGGATGACTTCATCGCGCTGGCAGAAACGAGATATTCCGTCGGCCAGGGAGGGCAGCAGGATGTGCTGAAGGCCCAGGTCGAAAAGTCCAAGATGCTCGACATGAAGATCAGCCAGGAGCAGCAGCGGAAAAGTCTTGTAGCCGCACTTAACACTCTTATCGCCAGGGCGGCGGATACCCCAGTGGGAAGGATCGCGGATCCCGCTTTGAACCCCGTGGAGCTAACAGCCGGTGACCTGAATCGGCTGGCTGCGGAAAAAAGGCCTCAGTTCAGAAGCCTGGCCGCACAGATAGAGAAGGGGCGTGCGGTTCACCGTCTTGCGGAGAAGGAATCGTATCCCGACGTTAACCTGTCGCTGGAATACATGCAGCGAAATCCGAGCATGGAGGATGAAGGGCTCGACATGTATTCAGCGGGGATTACCATCAATCTTCCCGTGTTTCGCGAACGGCGGCAAGCCATGCGGGCAGAGTCGACCTCTGAAGTATCGATGGCCGCCGCTGAATTGAGGACGCTGGAGAATTCGGTCGGTGGGGGCATTGCGGACCTTCTTGCCCAGTTGGAGCGGCGGCGGAAGCTCGCCGAGCTATACAGGGCGGGTATCATCCCGCAGGCTGAGCAGGCGCTTGAATCGTCGGTCATCGGTTACCGGGTGGGGAAAGCCGACGTACTCATGCTGCTCGACAGCAGGGTTACGCTGTTCAATTACGAGCGTGAATATTACGATTCGGTCGCCGATTACCAGATGAAGCTGGCGCAGCTTGAGGCCCTGGTGGGGCAGGAGCTTGACCCGGAGAAGCAGTAGGTTCCAGAGATTTTCACCGAGAGGTTTAAAAGGATGAACATGAAACGAAAGATAGTCATTCCGGTCGTGCTGGTCACGCTTTTAGCCCTGGGCGGGGGAGGTTACTACCTGTGGCAGGAGCTGGGGCACGATCATGACGAGCAGAAAGAAAAAGGTGTGGCGGCATCGGCCCAGTACACATGTCCGATGCATCCTTTCATCGTCAAGGAGCAGCCGGGCGTCTGCCCCATTTGCAACATGTCTCTCGTAAAGAAGGTGGAGGGGGCGCAGGCAGATGAGAAGGCCTTGGCTGCGTTGGGACAGGTGGCGCTATCTCCGACCCAGATGGTGATGAGTAACGTAGCGATGGTCGAGGTCAAGGCGGTCCGTCTCGACAGGGAGATGAATGCCGTCGGCATCGTACAGTACGACCAGCGCCGTCAGGCGAAGGTCACGGCTTGGGTGGCCGGAAGGATCGACAGGCTCCTGGTCAACGCGGTGGGAGATTACGTCACAAAGAACAAGCCCGTGGCGCAGCTTTACTCTCCTGACCTGGTGGCAGCGCAGCAGGAATACCTTCTGGCTTTGAGGAGCAGGGACAGGCTGAAGGATTCTCCTGTAGCATCCATCTCGCAGGGGGGGGCGGGGCTTGTCGCCTCTGCGCGGCAGCGGCTGCTGCTTCTTGGTGTGAAGGAGTGGCAGCTTGCCGCACTGGAGAAGGGTGGAGAGCCCAACCTGAAGCTGCCGGTCTACACCCCCCTCTCCGGCATCGTCATAGAGAAGATGGTCGTGGAGGGGCAGTACGTGAATGTGGGAGATCCGCTCTTTTCCATAGCAGATCTGTCGACGGTGTGGGTAGAAGCAGAGGTTTACGAGAACGAGTTCGCTGCGGTCAGGATCGGACAGCGGGTGGAGGTAATCTCCCAGTCGTATCCGGGAAAGACATTTTCAGGCCGGGTCTCGTTCATCTACCCTTTCCTTGATCCCAAGACGCGGACCGTGAAGGTGAGGGTGGAAATACCGAATCCGGGATTGAAGATGAAGCCGGACATGTTCGTTACCGCCAGGATAAAGGCCCCACTGGATTCCGTACTTGCGGTGCCGGTTGCAGCGGTGATCGATACGGGAAAACGGCAGGTCGCGTGGGTTGAGGCGAAGCCGGGGGTTTTCGAGCCCAGGGACGTCAAAGTGGGTGCAAAGAGCGGTGGGTTCGTGCAGATTCTCGACGGGCTGAGGCCGGGGGAGAAGGTGGCTGCAAGCGGCGGTTACCTGATCGATTCCGAAGCCCAGCTGCGCGGTGGTTCGACCCAGGACCACAGCCAGCACGGTGGTTCGGCACCGGCGGGACAGGGCTCGGCGCCGGCGCGCCCTGCCCGGGAGGATATGAACATGGATGATATGGACATGAAGTGAAAGGATCAGGCTCCGCGTTGTTAGTGGAGGCAGCCGCCGTCGGCTAGCCGCGCCCCAACTCTCTCTCAGGTTATTTATGATCGAAAAGATAATCGAATACTCAGCACGAAACAGGGCCGTAATCCTGATGATCTACGGGCTCGTCATCGCCTGGGGGGTCTGGGCGGTCTACAGGACTCCTGTCGATGCCATTCCGGACCTGTCGGACAACCAGGTCATAGTCTTCACCGAATACCCCGGCAGATCCCCCCAGATAGTGGAGGACCAGGTAACGTATCCGCTGGTCACCAACCTTCAGGGGCTCCCGAAGGTGAAGGCGGTGCGGGCATCTTCGGCTTTCGGATTCTCGATGATCTACGTCATCTTCGAGGACTCCGCCGACATCTACTGGGCGCGGACCAGAGTCCTGGAGCGGCTTAACTACGCTTCGTCACTGCTCCCGCCGGGTGTTTCGCCAACCCTCGGCCCCGACGGCACCGGCGTGGGCCACGTTTTCTGGTACACGGTGGAGGGGAAGGGATATGACCTGGAGCAGCTGCGGACTCTCCAGGACTGGTTCGTCCGCTACCAGCTCAGCACCGTCCCTGGTGTTGCGGAGGTCGCCTCCATCGGCGGTTTCGTGCGGGAGTACCAGATCGAGTTGGACCCGCACCGGCTTTTCTCTTACAACGTGACCACCACCCAGGTCGCTGAGGCGGTGAAGAAGGCGAACAACGATACCGGCGGGAGGCTCCTTGAGCAGGCTTCCGCAGAGTATCTCATCAGGGGCCGGGGATATGTACAGTCGCTGGCGGACCTGGAAAACATAGTCGTTACCTCCATGGGAGGCGTACCCATATACGTGAAGAACCTGGGGACGGTGCAGACCGGCGGCGCAATCCGGCGTGGCCTCCTGGACCTCAACGGCACGGGGGAGGCCGTGGGGGGTATCGTAGTCATGCGGTACGGCCAGAACGCCAAGGAAGTAATCGACCGGGTGAAGGAAAAGATAGCAGCTCTGGAGAAGGGGCTGCCGCCGGGGGTCAGGATAGGTGTGGCCTACGACAGGAGTGACCTCATCGAGCGGGCCGTAGGAACGCTTCGGGGTGCCCTGACCGAGATGTCCATCGTAGTGACGCTTGTAGTGGTTGTATTCCTGCTCCACTTCCGTTCTTCCCTTGTGGTTGTTCTCACTCTTCCGGTGGCGATGCTCATTGCATTCATCACCATGAAGCATCTCGGCATCACGTCCAACATCATGTCCCTGGGGGGAATCGCCATCGCCATCGGAGAGCTGGTGGACGCCGGGGTCGTGATGGTCGAGAACTGCTACCGGCGGCTGTCGGAACTCTCCGACGAGGAGCGGGAGCGCCGGCGCCTGGATGTCATCATCGATGCTTCCAAGCAGGTGGGGCCGGCTATATTTTCATCGATGCTCGTGATCATCCTTTCCTTCGTCCCGATCTTCCTTCTGGAGGGGCGCGGCGGGAAGCTGTTCCATCCCCTTGCGTTCACCAAGACTTTCGCCATGGTTGCGGCGGCGGTAATTGCGGTGACCCTCGTACCGGTGCTTTCCTATTTCTTCCTGAGAGGAAAGATGCCATCCGAAGAGGCGAACCCTGTCTCCAGATTCTTCATCAGGCTCTACTCGCCGGTACTTACCTGGTGCCTTAACTGGAAAAAATCGGTAATAGCCATCAACATCGTTGCGCTCGCGATAGCGATCCCCATATTCGTCAAGATGGGGAGCGAGTTCATGCCACCCCTCGACGAGGGAAGTCTCCTGTATATGCCGGTCACACTCCCGAACATCTCCATTACGGAGGCAAAGCGGCTGATCCAGGTGCAGGACGCCGTCATCAAGAGCCATCCGGAAGTGGAATCGGTCCTGGGGAAGGTTGGGCGCGCGGAGACATCTACCGACCCGGCTCCGGTCTCCATGTTCGAGTCGATCATCATCCTGAAGCCAAAGGAGCAGTGGCGGCCCGGGGTTACCAAGGACGACATCGTTTCGGAGCTTGACGCAAAGCTCCAGCAGATCGGCGTCCGCAACGGCTGGACCCAGCCGATCATCAACCGGATCGACATGCTTTCCACCGGCGTACGCACGACGCTGGGACTCAAGATATTCGGCAGCGATCTTGAGGTTCTTCGCAAACTTTCCCTTCAGGCGGAAGAGATCATCAAGGGGGTCCCA from Geobacter sp. DSM 9736 includes the following:
- a CDS encoding efflux RND transporter periplasmic adaptor subunit → MNMKRKIVIPVVLVTLLALGGGGYYLWQELGHDHDEQKEKGVAASAQYTCPMHPFIVKEQPGVCPICNMSLVKKVEGAQADEKALAALGQVALSPTQMVMSNVAMVEVKAVRLDREMNAVGIVQYDQRRQAKVTAWVAGRIDRLLVNAVGDYVTKNKPVAQLYSPDLVAAQQEYLLALRSRDRLKDSPVASISQGGAGLVASARQRLLLLGVKEWQLAALEKGGEPNLKLPVYTPLSGIVIEKMVVEGQYVNVGDPLFSIADLSTVWVEAEVYENEFAAVRIGQRVEVISQSYPGKTFSGRVSFIYPFLDPKTRTVKVRVEIPNPGLKMKPDMFVTARIKAPLDSVLAVPVAAVIDTGKRQVAWVEAKPGVFEPRDVKVGAKSGGFVQILDGLRPGEKVAASGGYLIDSEAQLRGGSTQDHSQHGGSAPAGQGSAPARPAREDMNMDDMDMK
- a CDS encoding TolC family protein translates to MRQLLLAIFITLLVIISGRSSYAEEAGGEELQRLVAAALANNPEITVSEARWKMFTSRVAQAKSLEDPMLMLKIQNGIVRDPFNFSRDPMTQKVIGISQQLPFWGKRDLKAEVAAKEAESYRWQVEERKLELARMVKETYWQIYFIDRSLQVTEKNLRIMDDFIALAETRYSVGQGGQQDVLKAQVEKSKMLDMKISQEQQRKSLVAALNTLIARAADTPVGRIADPALNPVELTAGDLNRLAAEKRPQFRSLAAQIEKGRAVHRLAEKESYPDVNLSLEYMQRNPSMEDEGLDMYSAGITINLPVFRERRQAMRAESTSEVSMAAAELRTLENSVGGGIADLLAQLERRRKLAELYRAGIIPQAEQALESSVIGYRVGKADVLMLLDSRVTLFNYEREYYDSVADYQMKLAQLEALVGQELDPEKQ
- a CDS encoding efflux RND transporter permease subunit encodes the protein MIEKIIEYSARNRAVILMIYGLVIAWGVWAVYRTPVDAIPDLSDNQVIVFTEYPGRSPQIVEDQVTYPLVTNLQGLPKVKAVRASSAFGFSMIYVIFEDSADIYWARTRVLERLNYASSLLPPGVSPTLGPDGTGVGHVFWYTVEGKGYDLEQLRTLQDWFVRYQLSTVPGVAEVASIGGFVREYQIELDPHRLFSYNVTTTQVAEAVKKANNDTGGRLLEQASAEYLIRGRGYVQSLADLENIVVTSMGGVPIYVKNLGTVQTGGAIRRGLLDLNGTGEAVGGIVVMRYGQNAKEVIDRVKEKIAALEKGLPPGVRIGVAYDRSDLIERAVGTLRGALTEMSIVVTLVVVVFLLHFRSSLVVVLTLPVAMLIAFITMKHLGITSNIMSLGGIAIAIGELVDAGVVMVENCYRRLSELSDEERERRRLDVIIDASKQVGPAIFSSMLVIILSFVPIFLLEGRGGKLFHPLAFTKTFAMVAAAVIAVTLVPVLSYFFLRGKMPSEEANPVSRFFIRLYSPVLTWCLNWKKSVIAINIVALAIAIPIFVKMGSEFMPPLDEGSLLYMPVTLPNISITEAKRLIQVQDAVIKSHPEVESVLGKVGRAETSTDPAPVSMFESIIILKPKEQWRPGVTKDDIVSELDAKLQQIGVRNGWTQPIINRIDMLSTGVRTTLGLKIFGSDLEVLRKLSLQAEEIIKGVPGAVDVVAERVTGGNYIDIEVDREAAARYGVSVADIQEVISTALGGETLSTAVEGRNRFPIRIRYQREYRDSVEDIRRILVSGMGGAQIPLAQVTKLKVSTGAPELASEGGLLRSIVFLNVRGRDMGAVMKDAKAVLEQNLKLPPGYYYAWAGQWEDQIKVKKRLQVLLPIGLLVIFIILYFTFRSGIEALMVMLSVPFALVGGVYLVAGLGYNMSVAVWVGFIALYGVAVETGVVMVVYLHEALDKRLLAGPVTEKDIYEAAFEGAVLRLRPKLMTVATSLIGLIPLMWATGTGSDVMKPIAAPMIGGMFSSTVHVLIMTPVIFVLMKVHDLRKGKLKHSGMSG